One segment of Carcharodon carcharias isolate sCarCar2 chromosome 16, sCarCar2.pri, whole genome shotgun sequence DNA contains the following:
- the gtpbp3 gene encoding tRNA modification GTPase GTPBP3, mitochondrial isoform X2 translates to MKPAAAFRFCTVPERILRDAVRRNHLARNLTGLAATHTSSTTDSGRSYQAAVCTELKKPLVIKQLPSVALKPTEVRVDVHCCGVNFADLLICQGLYQERPPVPFTPGMEFAGSVLEVGPNVTAIHKGDRVIGVSSTGAMAEQCVVDHKVIAAAGTDEKCELAVRKGAVASINYTTKSMKEEVKKLTANRGVNVVFDAVGGDVFKEAFSSLAWEGRIVVVGFAGGNIPTVPANLLLLKNVAAMGVYWGRYQHQNFPVFSRSIMSAIQYCQEGRTKPHIGAAYKLQQCNFRASFVRRQCSDSRERSTIFAMSSGQGRCGVAVIRVSGPASSDTLVCLTGRRALPPARAAVLRSLLDPRSGERLDLGLVLWFPGPHSFTGEDCCEFHVHGGLAVVSGVLQALGCLPGLRPAQAGEFTKRAFQNGKLDLTEVEGLGDLIHAETEAQRRQALRQMAGDLGHLYSGWSERLTRCVAHAEAYIDFSEDDNIEEGVLDEVDSDVHALQREIEGHLRDSRRGERLRDGVHVAIVGAPNAGKSSLMNSICQKPAAIVSPIAGTTRDVVETALNIGGYPVLLSDTAGLRETSDMVEQEGVRRARERLQQADMVVLVVDAAELPPHLTGMVHFLQDYLSEVTRHASDERRVESSPAAGDWIVVCNKIDLVPLEELNKLHPALRDCGLPSVRLLSCKTGWGFDDFLRLLGERVEKMCGNPLAGSPSLTQARHRLHLQNCSNALTQYHQQRELDLVLATEQLRMALRQLGKITGKVGAEEILEVIFRDFCIGK, encoded by the exons ATGAAGCCAGCGGCAGCGTTCAGGTTCTGCACGGTCCCCGAGCGGATCCTGCGGGATGCGGTCAG GAGGAATCATTTAGCAAGGAATTTAACTGGACTGGCAGCAACTCACACCAGCAGTACCACTGATTCTGGCCGTTCGTACcaagcagcagtgtgcaccgaGCTAAAGAAACCTCTGGTGATCAAGCAGCTGCCTTCAGTTGCACTCAAGCCCACCGAG GTGCGAGTGGATGTTCATTGTTGTGGTGTAAACTTTGCTGATCTTCTGATATGCCAGGGCCTGTATCAGGAGCGGCCTCCGGTCCCCTTCACTCCAG GAATGGAATTTGCAGGGTCTGTGCTGGAGGTTGGACCAAACGTCACAGCGATCCACAAG GGAGACCGTGTGATAGGTGTGAGTTCCACTGGGGCAATGGCAGAACAATGCGTTGTTGATCACAAG GTCATTGCTGCTGCAGGGACTGATGAGAAGTGCGAACTGGCTGTGCGGAAGGGCGCTGTGGCAAGCATCAATTATACTACAAAGAGTATGAAGGAGGAAGTGAAAAAACTGACAGCAAACAGAGGGGTGAATGTGGTGTTTGATGCCGTTGGAGGAGACGTTTTCAAAGAAGCTTTCAGCAG CTTGGCCTGGGAAGGCAGGATTGTGGTGGTTGGGTTTGCTGGTGGAAATATACCGACTGTACCAGCCAACTTACTGCTCCTGAAGAATGTGGCGGCAATGGGTGTTTACTGGGGAAGATATCAACATCAAAATTTCCCAGTCTTCTCCAGATCCATCATGTCTGCAATCCAATACTGTCAGGAGGGGAGAACCAAGCCTCACATTGGAGCAGCCTATAAACTACAGCAG TGTAATTTTCGGGCCAGCTTTGTGAGGAGGCAGTGTTCAGACTCCCGAGAGAGAAGCACCATTTTTGCCATGAGCTCGGGTCAAGGCAGGTGTGGGGTTGCCGTCATCCGAGTGAGTGGACCCGCCAGCAGCGATACGCTGGTCTGCCTGACTGGCCGGAGAGCTCTTCCCCCGGCCCGGGCTGCTGTCCTCCGGTCACTGCTGGACCCCAGGTCTGGGGAGCGCCTGGACTTGGGCCTGGTGCTGTGGTTCCCAGGCCCCCACAGTTTCACCGGGGAGGACTGCTGCGAGTTCCATGTCCACGGGGGGTTAGCGGTGGTCAGCGGAGTTCTCCAAGCCCTGGGATGCTTACCTGGGCTACGCCCAGCCCAAGCTGGGGAGTTCACCAAACGTGCTTTTCAGAATGGGAAGCTGGACCTGACAGAGGTGGAGGGGCTGGGGGACCTCATTCATGCTGAGACAGAAGCCCAGAGAAGGCAAGCCCTGCGGCAAATGGCTGGTGACCTGGGACACCTGTACAGCGGCTGGAGTGAGAGGCTAACCCGCTGCGTGGCCCATGCGGAAGCTTACATTGACTTCAGTGAGGATGACAACATTGAAGAGGGAGTGCTGGATGAAGTTGACAGTGATGTGCACGCATTGCAGCGTGAAATAGAAGGCCACCTACGTGACAGTCGCCGAGGCGAAAGGCTGAGGGACGGAGTCCACGTGGCAATTGTGGGCGCACCCAATGCTGGCAAAAGCAGCCTCATGAATTCAATCTGTCAGAAGCCCGCCGCCATAGTCTCGCCAATAGCAGGGACGACACGGGACGTTGTGGAGACGGCCCTGAACATTGGAGGCTACCCCGTTCTTCTGAGCGACACAGCCGGGCTCCGGGAGACCTCCGACATGGTGGAGCAAGAGGGCGTGAGGCGTGCTCGGGAAAGGCTTCAGCAGGCGGacatggtggtgctggtggtggatgCTGCGGAACTGCCGCCACACCTGACCGGGATGGTCCACTTCCTCCAAGATTATCTGAGTGAAGTGACGAGGCACGCATCTGACGAGCGTCGAGTTGAAAGCAGCCCGGCCGCAGGGGACTGGATTGTGGTTTGTAATAAGATAGATCTCGTTCCGCTGGAGGAGCTGAATAAGCTGCATCCGGCTCTGAGAGATTGCGGGCTGCCTTCGGTGCGCCTGTTGTCATGCAAAACTGGCTGGGGTTTCGACGATTTCTTACGTCTCCTTGGTGAACGAGTTGAAAAAATGTGCGGGAATCCGTTGGCTGGCAGTCCTAGCTTAACACAGGCACGTCACCGGCTGCACCTCCAGAACTGCAGCAATGCCCTAACGCAGTATCACCAGCAACGAGAGCTGGATCTTGTCCTCGCCACAGAGCAGCTGAGAATGGCATTGAGACAACTGGGAAAGATCACTGGGAAAGTTGGAGCCGAAGAAATCCTGGAAGTTATATTCAGGGATTTCTGCATTGGGAAATAA
- the gtpbp3 gene encoding tRNA modification GTPase GTPBP3, mitochondrial isoform X1, with protein MKPAAAFRFCTVPERILRDAVRRNHLARNLTGLAATHTSSTTDSGRSYQAAVCTELKKPLVIKQLPSVALKPTEVRVDVHCCGVNFADLLICQGLYQERPPVPFTPGMEFAGSVLEVGPNVTAIHKGDRVIGVSSTGAMAEQCVVDHKMLWPIGEEISYEVAATLPVSYGTVILALQQRAKTQPGETVLVTAAAGAAGLAAVDVASHVLNAKVIAAAGTDEKCELAVRKGAVASINYTTKSMKEEVKKLTANRGVNVVFDAVGGDVFKEAFSSLAWEGRIVVVGFAGGNIPTVPANLLLLKNVAAMGVYWGRYQHQNFPVFSRSIMSAIQYCQEGRTKPHIGAAYKLQQCNFRASFVRRQCSDSRERSTIFAMSSGQGRCGVAVIRVSGPASSDTLVCLTGRRALPPARAAVLRSLLDPRSGERLDLGLVLWFPGPHSFTGEDCCEFHVHGGLAVVSGVLQALGCLPGLRPAQAGEFTKRAFQNGKLDLTEVEGLGDLIHAETEAQRRQALRQMAGDLGHLYSGWSERLTRCVAHAEAYIDFSEDDNIEEGVLDEVDSDVHALQREIEGHLRDSRRGERLRDGVHVAIVGAPNAGKSSLMNSICQKPAAIVSPIAGTTRDVVETALNIGGYPVLLSDTAGLRETSDMVEQEGVRRARERLQQADMVVLVVDAAELPPHLTGMVHFLQDYLSEVTRHASDERRVESSPAAGDWIVVCNKIDLVPLEELNKLHPALRDCGLPSVRLLSCKTGWGFDDFLRLLGERVEKMCGNPLAGSPSLTQARHRLHLQNCSNALTQYHQQRELDLVLATEQLRMALRQLGKITGKVGAEEILEVIFRDFCIGK; from the exons ATGAAGCCAGCGGCAGCGTTCAGGTTCTGCACGGTCCCCGAGCGGATCCTGCGGGATGCGGTCAG GAGGAATCATTTAGCAAGGAATTTAACTGGACTGGCAGCAACTCACACCAGCAGTACCACTGATTCTGGCCGTTCGTACcaagcagcagtgtgcaccgaGCTAAAGAAACCTCTGGTGATCAAGCAGCTGCCTTCAGTTGCACTCAAGCCCACCGAG GTGCGAGTGGATGTTCATTGTTGTGGTGTAAACTTTGCTGATCTTCTGATATGCCAGGGCCTGTATCAGGAGCGGCCTCCGGTCCCCTTCACTCCAG GAATGGAATTTGCAGGGTCTGTGCTGGAGGTTGGACCAAACGTCACAGCGATCCACAAG GGAGACCGTGTGATAGGTGTGAGTTCCACTGGGGCAATGGCAGAACAATGCGTTGTTGATCACAAG ATGCTGTGGCCCATCGGAGAGGAGATCTCCTATGAGGTGGCTGCGACATTACCTGTTTCGTATGGCACGGTGATTCTGGCACTGCAGCAGCGAGCAAAGACACAGCCAGG GGAGACTGTTCTGGTGACGGCAGCAGCTGGTGCAGCAGGACTTGCAGCTGTGGATGTTGCATCGCATGTCCTAAACGCCAAG GTCATTGCTGCTGCAGGGACTGATGAGAAGTGCGAACTGGCTGTGCGGAAGGGCGCTGTGGCAAGCATCAATTATACTACAAAGAGTATGAAGGAGGAAGTGAAAAAACTGACAGCAAACAGAGGGGTGAATGTGGTGTTTGATGCCGTTGGAGGAGACGTTTTCAAAGAAGCTTTCAGCAG CTTGGCCTGGGAAGGCAGGATTGTGGTGGTTGGGTTTGCTGGTGGAAATATACCGACTGTACCAGCCAACTTACTGCTCCTGAAGAATGTGGCGGCAATGGGTGTTTACTGGGGAAGATATCAACATCAAAATTTCCCAGTCTTCTCCAGATCCATCATGTCTGCAATCCAATACTGTCAGGAGGGGAGAACCAAGCCTCACATTGGAGCAGCCTATAAACTACAGCAG TGTAATTTTCGGGCCAGCTTTGTGAGGAGGCAGTGTTCAGACTCCCGAGAGAGAAGCACCATTTTTGCCATGAGCTCGGGTCAAGGCAGGTGTGGGGTTGCCGTCATCCGAGTGAGTGGACCCGCCAGCAGCGATACGCTGGTCTGCCTGACTGGCCGGAGAGCTCTTCCCCCGGCCCGGGCTGCTGTCCTCCGGTCACTGCTGGACCCCAGGTCTGGGGAGCGCCTGGACTTGGGCCTGGTGCTGTGGTTCCCAGGCCCCCACAGTTTCACCGGGGAGGACTGCTGCGAGTTCCATGTCCACGGGGGGTTAGCGGTGGTCAGCGGAGTTCTCCAAGCCCTGGGATGCTTACCTGGGCTACGCCCAGCCCAAGCTGGGGAGTTCACCAAACGTGCTTTTCAGAATGGGAAGCTGGACCTGACAGAGGTGGAGGGGCTGGGGGACCTCATTCATGCTGAGACAGAAGCCCAGAGAAGGCAAGCCCTGCGGCAAATGGCTGGTGACCTGGGACACCTGTACAGCGGCTGGAGTGAGAGGCTAACCCGCTGCGTGGCCCATGCGGAAGCTTACATTGACTTCAGTGAGGATGACAACATTGAAGAGGGAGTGCTGGATGAAGTTGACAGTGATGTGCACGCATTGCAGCGTGAAATAGAAGGCCACCTACGTGACAGTCGCCGAGGCGAAAGGCTGAGGGACGGAGTCCACGTGGCAATTGTGGGCGCACCCAATGCTGGCAAAAGCAGCCTCATGAATTCAATCTGTCAGAAGCCCGCCGCCATAGTCTCGCCAATAGCAGGGACGACACGGGACGTTGTGGAGACGGCCCTGAACATTGGAGGCTACCCCGTTCTTCTGAGCGACACAGCCGGGCTCCGGGAGACCTCCGACATGGTGGAGCAAGAGGGCGTGAGGCGTGCTCGGGAAAGGCTTCAGCAGGCGGacatggtggtgctggtggtggatgCTGCGGAACTGCCGCCACACCTGACCGGGATGGTCCACTTCCTCCAAGATTATCTGAGTGAAGTGACGAGGCACGCATCTGACGAGCGTCGAGTTGAAAGCAGCCCGGCCGCAGGGGACTGGATTGTGGTTTGTAATAAGATAGATCTCGTTCCGCTGGAGGAGCTGAATAAGCTGCATCCGGCTCTGAGAGATTGCGGGCTGCCTTCGGTGCGCCTGTTGTCATGCAAAACTGGCTGGGGTTTCGACGATTTCTTACGTCTCCTTGGTGAACGAGTTGAAAAAATGTGCGGGAATCCGTTGGCTGGCAGTCCTAGCTTAACACAGGCACGTCACCGGCTGCACCTCCAGAACTGCAGCAATGCCCTAACGCAGTATCACCAGCAACGAGAGCTGGATCTTGTCCTCGCCACAGAGCAGCTGAGAATGGCATTGAGACAACTGGGAAAGATCACTGGGAAAGTTGGAGCCGAAGAAATCCTGGAAGTTATATTCAGGGATTTCTGCATTGGGAAATAA